A single genomic interval of Lathyrus oleraceus cultivar Zhongwan6 chromosome 7, CAAS_Psat_ZW6_1.0, whole genome shotgun sequence harbors:
- the LOC127104981 gene encoding licodione synthase, whose product MEPQFLAFSFFLSSLFCYLLFRQYSNRHKNLPPSPPFKLPIIGHMHLLGPLLHQTLHKFSLQYGPLISLNFGSVLCVVASSPHFAKQLLQNNELSFNSRIQTTAIKRLTYDSSLAFAPYGDYWRFIKKLSMNELLGSRSINNFQHLRAQETQDFMTLLAEKAKTSEVVNITEELLKLTNNVISKMMLGEAEEAREVVRGVTEIFGEFNVSDFIWLFKKVDLQGFGKRVEHLFHRFDTLVERIICKREETRRKNEGQNSNGQARDFLDILLDFVENQSSDVKIQRVHIKALTMDFFTAGTDTTAISTEWALVELMKNQSLLRQAREEIESIVGKNRLVEESDVPNLPYLQAIVKETFRLHPPVAMVTRNCVTECKVENYVIPQNSLLFVNIWSMGRNPEIWKNPLEFRPERFLKNGEGDSVDVRGQHFQLLPFGSGRRMCPGVSLAMQEIPALLGSIIQCFDFKVVDHKTGEILSDVGEIDVDERPGLTAPRAHDLLCVPVERIKCEAT is encoded by the exons ATGGAACCTCAGTTTCTAGCATTCTCTTTCTTCCTTTCATCTCTATTTTGCTACTTACTTTTCCGACAATACTCCAACCGTCACAAAAACCTCCCTCCTTCACCACCTTTCAAACTTCCAATCATTGGCCACATGCATCTCTTAGGTCCTCTCCTCCATCAAACCCTTCACAAATTCTCCCTCCAATATGGTCCATTGATCTCTCTTAACTTCGGTTCTGTCCTCTGCGTAGTCGCTTCCTCCCCTCACTTCGCCAAACAACTTCTTCAAAACAACGAACTCTCCTTTAACTCTCGCATCCAAACCACCGCAATTAAACGTCTAACTTACGATTCCTCCCTAGCTTTCGCGCCTTACGGCGATTACTGGAGGTTCATTAAGAAACTTAGCATGAACGAACTGTTAGGCTCTCGTAGCATAAACAACTTCCAACACTTGAGGGCACAAGAAACACAAGACTTCATGACACTTTTGGCTGAGAAAGCCAAAACATCCGAGGTTGTGAATATAACCGAGGAATTGTTGAAGTTGACGAACAATGTGATTTCTAAGATGATGTTAGGTGAAGCCGAGGAAGCTAGGGAGGTTGTCCGTGGCGTGACAGAGATTTTCGGAGAGTTTAACGTTTCAGATTTTATCTGGTTGTTTAAGAAAGTTGACCTACAAGGATTCGGGAAGAGGGTAGAGCATTTGTTTCATAGGTTTGATACATTGGTGGAAAGAATTATTTGCAAAAGAGAAGAGACGAGGAGGAAGAACGAAGGACAGAATTCCAACGGTCAAGCTAGAGATTTTCTTGATATCTTACTTGATTTTGTTGAGAATCAAAGTTCCGACGTGAAAATTCAAAGGGTTCATATCAAGGCCTTGACTATG GATTTCTTCACGGCGGGGACAGACACAACAGCAATATCAACAGAATGGGCCTTAGTGGAACTCATGAAAAACCAATCTTTACTTCGACAAGCTCGTGAAGAAATCGAAAGCATAGTAGGAAAAAATAGACTTGTTGAAGAATCTGATGTTCCAAATCTTCCATATCTGCAAGCAATCGTAAAAGAAACGTTTCGTCTTCACCCACCCGTGGCTATGGTTACGAGAAACTGTGTGACTGAGTGCAAAGTCGAAAACTATGTGATCCCACAAAACTCATTACTCTTTGTCAATATTTGGTCTATGGGAAGAAATCCAGAAATTTGGAAAAATCCGTTGGAGTTTCGTCCTGAGAGATTCTTGAAAAATGGTGAAGGAGATTCAGTTGATGTTAGGGGACAGCATTTTCAGCTTCTACCATTTGGATCAGGAAGAAGAATGTGTCCTGGTGTTTCATTAGCCATGCAAGAAATTCCAGCATTGCTTGGTTCTATTATTCAGTGTTTT